The Miscanthus floridulus cultivar M001 chromosome 7, ASM1932011v1, whole genome shotgun sequence genome includes a region encoding these proteins:
- the LOC136466253 gene encoding uncharacterized protein, whose protein sequence is MFYGGSVSPPREPPRKKFVIPPRSSSSSVKMGDKSPSASSSSAHGVRESSLMWPMLTRSNYAEWATLMQCNFEILEVWEAVEPGGEGMKRKDDRQAMGGLLRSVPQEMWQMLGAKKTVKEAWEVVKSMRVGAERVKEANAQRLLQEFENIAFKDGETVDEFALRINALAADLRTAGEAIEDARVVKKMLRVLPKRYLQIAISIETLLDLKTLTIEELVGRLKMAEDRLGIEAVTDKTGKLLLMEEDWVARNRHRLMPESSSSSGGEKKAGKSKNGGGGGRGDRGDRGEKREPVVKLTSMGTPRRKGRCRNCGIYGHWAEDCKRPKKERKEEAHHAQADTEHPSILLATVHAVRVHLRIDEQPRGCATCQVVHLNEKKVHPGDSDEAGDVWVLDTGASNHMTGRREALASLDTSVRGTVRFSDGSLVEIEGIGSMVLQTKAKGHKVLTEVYFIPKLRSNIVSLGQLEEGGCKIVIEEGYCNVFDVERSLLARSPRVKNHLYLLTTQLAAPVCLTAKTDDKAWVWHGVMVILTFVHSVILVRREWWKGCR, encoded by the coding sequence ATGTTCTACGGTGGGTCGGTGAGCCCGCCGCGTGAACCACCCCGCAAGAAGTTCGTCATCCCACCAagatcatcgtcgtcgtcggtgAAGATGGGCGACAAATCGCCATCGGCATCAAGCAGCTCGGCACATGGAGTTCGGGAGAGCTCCTTGATGTGGCCGATGCTCACCCGCTCCAATTATGCGGAGTGGGCAACTCTGATGCAGTGCAACTTTGAGATCTTGGAGGTGTGGGAGGCGGTTGAACCGGGAGGTGAAGGCATGAAGAGAAAAGATGATCGCCAGGCCATGGGCGGACTTCTCCGGTCCGTTCCTCAGGAGATGTGGCAGATGTTGGGGGCGAAGAAGACCgtcaaggaggcatgggaggtggTGAAGAGCATGCGCGTTGGAGCTGAACGCGTAAAGGAGGCCAACGCTCAGCGCCTGCTCCAAGAGTTCGAGAACATCGCGTTCAAGGACGGAGAGACGGTGGATGAATTCGCCTTGCGCATCAACGCCCTGGCGGCGGATCTACGCACGGCTGGTGAAGCCATCGAAGACGCGAGAGTGGTGAAGAAGATGCTCCGAGTCCTCCCCAAGCGCTACTTGCAGATCGCGATCTCCATCGAGACGCTACTCGATCTCAAAACCCTAACGATTGAGGAGCTCGTTGGGCGTCTCAAGATGGCCGAGGATCGCCTCGGGATCGAGGCCGTCACCGACAAAACAGGCAAACTCCTCTTGATGGAGGAGGACTGGGTGGCCAGGAACCGCCATCGACTCATGCCCGAGTCCTCTTCGTCGAGTGGAGGCGAGAAGAAGGCTGGGAAGTCGAAgaatggaggtggtggaggacgaGGCGACCGCGGTGACCGCGGCGAGAAGAGAGAGCCCGTTGTCAAATTGACATCGATGGGCACTCCGAGGAGGAAGGGGCGTTGCAGGAACTGTGGCATCTATGGCCACTGGGCGGAGGACTGCAAGAGGCCCAAGAAGGAGCGCAAGGAGGAGGCTCATCACGCACAGGCGGACACGGAACACCCGTCGATCCTGTTGGCCACGGTGCACGCCGTGCGTGTGCACTTGCGCATCGACGAGCAGCCAAGGGGGTGCGCGACATGTCAGGTCGTGCATCTCAATGAGAAGAAGGTCCACCCCGGTGATAGTGATGAAGCCGGAGATGTCTGGGTCCTCGACACGGGGGCCAGCAATCATATGACGGGACGTCGCGAGGCACTTGCATCGCTGGACACGTCTGTGCGCGGCACGGTACGGTTCAGCGATGGATCGCTCGTCGAGATCGAGGGCATTGGCTCTATGGTGCTCCAAACCAAGGCAAAGGGGCATAAGGTACTCACCGAAGTCTATTTCATTCCTAAACTCAGAAGTAACATTGTAAGCTTGGGTCAATTGGAAGAGGGCGGCTGCAAAATTGTGATAGAAGAAGGCTACTGCAATGTGTTCGATGTTGAGCGTTCTCTGCTGGCTCGATCACCACGTGTCAAGAACCACCTGTATCTATTGACAACGCAGCTGGCAGCTCCTGTTTGTTTGACAGCCAAGACTGATGACAAGGCATGGGTATGGCACGGCGTTATGGTCATCTTAACTTTCGTGCACTCCGTGATCTTGGTCAGAAGAGAATGGTGGAAGGGATGCCGGTGA
- the LOC136464718 gene encoding uncharacterized protein yields MFDVWSVVGWWDKWQLRILVLGSLGLQWFLMVAAPMRKYTVRPCFRLCIWLAYISSDALAIYALATLFNRHARASSISCEGTAKYKATTLEVLWAPVLLIHLGGQEELTAYTIEDNELWTRHTVTLVSQVAVAMYAFYKSWHNPSDWKLLASAILLFIIGVVSFSEKPWALKKASINRLASVSATIQGTQKRTRLAVYLDDLLFSDWYNSFKSGEKSNLPGGVSWYDYCFSTESSNKDVGLSDADKVYMVLSDMSLSAAADDLVQRGRAGNVQDVLRPLSTKAEKELKRWLRGAFGLIYTRANLVFTRTYLVYHVLVVPILHIAALALFATSHKDVYDRTDVKITYILLCLTAALDVFAVFIRQLLYRAMSATSVPALCETVPGYNLMEAVLRRRQKAIGWLVKCATSLGCKEEYFDYCNCKAGGQDDKKLYKNVSEMVLADLVDAQGRDLANYRVFTVPYDAPSGGTAELPADHEEAAAAGGVEIKICGSQKQEPSPRQRQDDSTVVRADSRRQSSSPGAAAANWALSEEQQKVCGPKIRSTLRGSFDRSVLVWHIATDLCFRVEAAPPAPGPANGEEDQEDPLHLLRTKCTEAISSYMARLLNSHPDMLLTGSRQHLVSEAMDEFETILGLTMDDNSGKPLSKGDLIKIIDDGEEARFLQVPIGNKDEHKELQVPIESKAEDKEVKKSFFHIPEACGLAKELMKLEPSTRWRVMYRVWLGMLFYSASMCRGYLHAKSLGEGGEFLSYVWLVLSLKGAKTLADKLQMLEVEGDDKEPTP; encoded by the exons atgTTTGATGTGTGGAGTGTTGTGGGATGGTGGGACAAGTGGCAGCTGCGCATCCTCGTCCTCGGCAGCCTCGGCCTTCAATGGTTTCTGATGGTGGCCGCCCCCATGCGCAAGTACACCGTCCGGCCCTGCTTCAGGCTGTGCATCTGGCTTGCATACATTAGCAGCGATGCTCTGGCCATCTATGCGCTGGCCACCCTCTTCAACCGTCACGCCAGGGCGAGCAGCATTAGCTGTGAAGGCACCGCGAAATATAAGGCGACTACCCTGGAGGTCCTATGGGCTCCTGTCCTGCTCATCCATCTCGGCGGGCAGGAGGAGCTGACTGCCTACACCATCGAAGACAATGAGCTGTGGACAAGGCACACCGTGACCCTTGTGTCTCAGGTCGCGGTTGCCATGTACGCCTTCTACAAGTCGTGGCATAACCCCAGCGACTGGAAGCTACTGGCATCAGCGATCCTGCTCTTCATCATTGGGGTGGTCAGTTTCAGTGAGAAGCCATGGGCCCTCAAGAAAGCCAGCATTAATAGATTGGCATCTGTGTCGGCGACGATACAAGGAACACAGAAGCGTACAAGATTGGCGGTGTACTTGGACGATCTTCTGTTCTCCGATTGGTACAACAGCTTCAAGTCCGGCGAGAAGAGTAACCTGCCTGGAGGTGTGAGTTGGTACGACTATTGCTTCTCCACCGAGTCGAGCAACAAGGATGTGGGCTTGTCGGACGCAGATAAAGTCTATATGGTGCTCTCGGACATGTCGCTGTCAGCTGCTGCCGATGACCTTGTGCAACGAGGCAGGGCTGGAAATGTCCAGGATGTTCTTCGGCCTCTGAGCACAAAGGCGGAGAAGGAACTCAAGCGCTGGCTGCGCGGCGCGTTTGGGCTCATATATACCAGAGCTAATTTGGTTTTCACTCGCACATACCTGGTTTACCATGTGCTGGTGGTGCCGATCCTGCACATCGCCGCCCTCGCGCTGTTTGCGACGAGCCACAAGGATGTGTACGACCGCACCGACGTGAAGATCACATACATCCTCCTGTGCCTCACCGCCGCGCTGGATGTCTTTGCGGTGTTCATCCGTCAGCTCCTGTACCGGGCGATGTCTGCAACAAGTGTCCCGGCGCTGTGCGAGACGGTACCAGGCTACAACCTCATGGAAGCGGTTCTCCGGCGGAGGCAGAAGGCCATTGGGTGGCTGGTCAAGTGTGCCACCAGCCTGGGCTGCAAGGAAGAGTACTTCGACTACTGCAACTGCAAAGCCGGCGGTCAAGACGACAAAAAACTGTACAAGAATGTGTCGGAGATGGTCCTTGCAGATCTGGTGGATGCACAGGGCCGCGACCTTGCCAATTACAGGGTCTTCACGGTGCCATACGACGCACCATCAGGCGGCACTGCTGAGCTGCCGGCGGACCATgaagaggcagcagcagcaggtggtgTCGAGATAAAAATCTGCGGTAGTCAGAAGCAGGAGCCCTCCCCACGCCAAAGGCAAGACGACTCGACGGTCGTCAGAGCAGATTCGAGACGGCAGAGCAGCAGcccgggcgcggcggcggccaacTGGGCTCTAAGTGAGGAGCAGCAGAAGGTGTGCGGCCCCAAGATACGGAGCACCCTGCGTGGGTCGTTCGACAGGAGCGTCCTCGTCTGGCACATCGCCACCGACCTCTGCTTCCGCGTGGAAGCTGCTCCTCCCGCTCCCGGTCCCGCCAACGGCGAGGAAGACCAAGAAGACCCACTACACTTGCTTCGCACCAAGTGCACGGAGGCAATATCCAGCTACATGGCTCGGCTGCTGAATTCCCACCCGGACATGCTGCTCACCGGCAGCAGGCAGCACCTGGTCAGTGAAGCCATGGATGAATTCGAGACCATCTTGGGCCTCACCATGGATGATAACAGCGGCAAGCCACTCAGCAAAGGCGACCTGATCAAGATCATCGACGACGGGGAAGAGGCACGTTTCTTGCAGGTGCCCATTGGTAATAAAGATGAACACAAGGAG TTGCAGGTGCCCATCGAGAGTAAAGCTGAAGACAAGGAGGTAAAAAAATCTTTCTTCCACATCCCCGAGGCATGCGGGCTCGCAAAGGAGCTGATGAAACTTGAACCGTCCACGCGCTGGAGGGTGATGTACCGGGTGTGGCTGGGCATGCTCTTCTACTCCGCCAGCATGTGCAGGGGCTACCTGCACGCTAAGAGCTTGGGTGAAGGTGGTGAGTTCCTCTCCTACGTCTGGCTCGTCCTCTCGCTCAAGGGTGCCAAGACCCTGGCCGACAAGCTTCAGATGCTGGAGGTGGAGGGCGACGACAAGGAACCAACACCCTGA